Within Spinacia oleracea cultivar Varoflay chromosome 4, BTI_SOV_V1, whole genome shotgun sequence, the genomic segment CCGCGTTTTGTTGAGGCGGAAAATGAAATACGCATGCCTGGCATATTATTCAATGTCGGTGAAAGTCGTGCAATCGACACCAACAACATATCAAACCCCATTTCTGATGATATAAGGGTCTGGAAAGTAGGGAGAACTGGTTATAGAAATTGTGCAAGAAATTACCAAGAGAGTCAAGGGGTTCCTATATTCAGTTTGCCACCCATGAAAACATGTCCGCATTGCCAAGCACGACTTTTCCATTGTGAATCTCCTGAACTATGTTGCTTAAGTGGGAAGGTCAACTTACCTGATTTTCCATTATCCTCTGATATGCTTGATTTATATTCTGATCAATCGGAATATGGGGCTCATTTTAGGCAAAACATTCGTAAGTACAACCATGTCTTTTCATTCACTTCAATGGGAGTTCATTTAGATGACGAACTAGCAAATGCACGTCAAGGCGTTTACACATTCCGTGCACAAGGTTCAATTTACCATCGTATTGGAGGTTTTTTACCTTTGAACGAAGGAGATCGTCCTCGATTTCTTCAACTCTACATTTATGATACTGAGCATGAAAATGAAAATCGTGCAGCAGAGAATTCATCATTACGCCTCGATGTCATCGACAGAATCAAGAATATTTTGAATGCTCACAATCCTTTTGTCCACAATCTCCGTCATCTTGCTCAGCGTAGTGACTTAAGTGATTGTAAATTTGTCATCAAAGAGCAACCTACAAATAAACATCAATACTCGATGCCGACAGCTTCACAAGTAGCAGCAGTTGTCGTTGGAGGTGATGACATTTCCAACTTGAAGGATAGGGACATCATGGTAGAGTCAGTAACTGGGCAACTAAGTTATATCAAAGACACTGCCGGTTATTATGACCCACTGCAGTATCCTCTATTGTTCCCTTATGGTTCTTACGGTTGGGATTTAAACAGTCGAAGTTCCACTGGTAAGAAGTTGACATGCCGGGAATTCTATGCATACATGTTTCAGGTGCATATTTCTAATAACTCTTTTTTAAGCCTTATCCTAAAAATCATATACTTAGACCTTTATGACCAAAACAAGTATTTTGTGTTATAGATGCGACAACATCTTGATTCTCTAATCTTAAGAGGCGGTCGTCTACTGCAACAATTTGTTGTCGATAACTgtgtcaaaatgcaagccaataACTTGAGGTGGATTGCACTCAACCAAGATAAGATACGTGCTGATTTGTACAAGGGTTTAGAGGATTCTTTACATGCTGGAGAGCATAACACAGGTCCATATTGATTTAAGTTAATCAATTATATTACACTCAATAATTCATACATTGTTTCACATAATTCATATAATGTCTATTTGCAGAAAATGTTGGACGACGGACCATACTACCATCTTCATTCGTTGGAAGTCCAAGAGATATGCACCAGAGGTATCAAGATGCCATGGCATTGGTTCATAAGTTCGGCAAGCCCGATATATTTCTTACAATGACATGCAATCCATCTTGGCCAGAGATACAATCAGAATTGTTGGCCGGACAAGTTCCAAACGATCGTCCAGATCTGCTGACACGAGTTTTTCATGCTAAACTTGAAGAGTTGAAAAAGGATGTTCTCGAAAGGGGCGTCCTCGGAACGGTTGTTGCTTATGTATATGTGATTGAATTCCAAAAGAGGGGTCTTCCACATGTTCATATGTTATTAATTCTTGATCAAAATGACAAGCTAACCACTCCGGATGACTTTGATAAGATTGTGAGAGCAGTGATTCCTGATGAACAACAAGAACCAAAATTGTATAAGGCAGTTCTTAAACACATGATTCATGGCCCATGTGGTTTTCTCAACCACAAATCCCCGTGTATGAAACAAGGAAGTTGTAAGAAAGGATTCCCTAAGGAATTCTCCAATGATACAAAGCAAGGCAATGACTCATATCCTCTTTACCGTCGTCCACAAGATCGTCCAGTAGTACCGTTGCGTGAGAATTCACGAGTTCGTGTAGATAATCGGTGGGTAGTCCCATATAATCCTTTTTTGCTCTTAAAGTACGATTGTCACATCAATATTGAGATATGCAGCAGCATCAAGTGTGTCAAATATCTGTATAAGTACATCCATAAGGGTTCAGATAGAGTTTCAATGGAAGTTCATAACGGAGATGAGATTGCACAATATGTTGATGCACGGTGGATTTGTGCACCCGAAGCTATGTGGAAACTTTACAAATTCCCCATGACTAGAATATGTCCTGCCGTAGATCGTTTGCAGGTTCATTTGCCAAACATGCATCAAGTGAGGTTCGAAGGGAACCAGCAAATCTCAAGCGTGTTAGCGAACCCAAGAAACTCTAAGACGATGCTCACTGAATTTTTCAAGATGAATTCAGTCGATCCAAATGCAAGGAAATATCTTTATCGAGAATTTCCTGAGCATTACAGATGGTTAACGAGTTCACGTGAATGGCAGAAGAGAAAAAGTACACAACGAGTTATGGGTCGATTGTATGTAGCTTCACCATTGGAAGGAGAACGATTTTATTTGAGAATGTTACTCAATCATGTGAGGGAGCGTACATCGTTCGAACATTTAAGAACGATCAATGGCGTCACACACCCTACATTCAGGGCTGCAGCTGAAGCCCTCGGTCTAATCGAGAATGACGAAAGCATTCGTCAATGTCTTTTAGAAGCATGTTCAGTACGAATGCCATCTGCATTACGTCGGTTATTTGCAACCATATTGGTATATTGTCAACCAACTGGATTACGAGCACTCTGGGATGAGTTTTTCCCTTACATGGTTGAGGATTATCCAGCCTCAAACACAACAAGTAATTATGTTTTCCTCACTAACAAACTTTTGCAAGACATAGATAGGTTATTAAGACCACTTAGAAAAAGGATTTCTGACTACACAGAGTTGCCAAGCTTACCCGAATGTACTGATGACATTGACGAGCTTCCTTCTATCATGGAAGAGTACTTTTCTGTTCCAGTTCCAGATGAGGATTTGGCATGCGTTGGCACTCTCAATAGTGACCAACAAGTTGCATACGACACAATAATGAATGCTGTCATTTCAAAGGCTGGCTGTTCTTTCTTCGTCGATGGTCCTGGGGGCACCGGAAAAACATTTTTATACAAAGCCCTTCTTGCTACTGTAAAAAGTAGAGGCGAAATAGCTATCCCCACTGCAACATCTGGAATTGCAGCAACGTTGTTGCACCAGGGAAGAACATCACATTCGACTTTTCAGCTCCCACTTAATCCAGACAGCTCATCAACTTGCTCATTTACCAAACGTTCTAAAACTGCAATTCTCCTAAAAAATTCTGCTATTATCGTATGGGATGAG encodes:
- the LOC130472140 gene encoding uncharacterized protein; amino-acid sequence: MDENGDQCMQDQRSVWRDKKRQQRKSLTPEQRDRQNAKRRLSYACENQSDVIATPESQPQTPCSEGPMIVTNTPNILGVRRAMVDITNRAHNVTTGCERRELQPIDELRLLDTRANLENRFFSVGESSAPTVTIPDPTSNSSGMPNRFFCVGESSTTNARITYPTSDDGELPRFVEAENEIRMPGILFNVGESRAIDTNNISNPISDDIRVWKVGRTGYRNCARNYQESQGVPIFSLPPMKTCPHCQARLFHCESPELCCLSGKVNLPDFPLSSDMLDLYSDQSEYGAHFRQNIRKYNHVFSFTSMGVHLDDELANARQGVYTFRAQGSIYHRIGGFLPLNEGDRPRFLQLYIYDTEHENENRAAENSSLRLDVIDRIKNILNAHNPFVHNLRHLAQRSDLSDCKFVIKEQPTNKHQYSMPTASQVAAVVVGGDDISNLKDRDIMVESVTGQLSYIKDTAGYYDPLQYPLLFPYGSYGWDLNSRSSTGKKLTCREFYAYMFQMRQHLDSLILRGGRLLQQFVVDNCVKMQANNLRWIALNQDKIRADLYKGLEDSLHAGEHNTENVGRRTILPSSFVGSPRDMHQRYQDAMALVHKFGKPDIFLTMTCNPSWPEIQSELLAGQVPNDRPDLLTRVFHAKLEELKKDVLERGVLGTVVAYVYVIEFQKRGLPHVHMLLILDQNDKLTTPDDFDKIVRAVIPDEQQEPKLYKAVLKHMIHGPCGFLNHKSPCMKQGSCKKGFPKEFSNDTKQGNDSYPLYRRPQDRPVVPLRENSRVRVDNRWVVPYNPFLLLKYDCHINIEICSSIKCVKYLYKYIHKGSDRVSMEVHNGDEIAQYVDARWICAPEAMWKLYKFPMTRICPAVDRLQVHLPNMHQVRFEGNQQISSVLANPRNSKTMLTEFFKMNSVDPNARKYLYREFPEHYRWLTSSREWQKRKSTQRVMGRLYVASPLEGERFYLRMLLNHVRERTSFEHLRTINGVTHPTFRAAAEALGLIENDESIRQCLLEACSVRMPSALRRLFATILVYCQPTGLRALWDEFFPYMVEDYPASNTTSNYVFLTNKLLQDIDRLLRPLRKRISDYTELPSLPECTDDIDELPSIMEEYFSVPVPDEDLACVGTLNSDQQVAYDTIMNAVISKAGCSFFVDGPGGTGKTFLYKALLATVKSRGEIAIPTATSGIAATLLHQGRTSHSTFQLPLNPDSSSTCSFTKRSKTAILLKNSAIIVWDEAPMTHRYQFEAVDRSLKDLMGNDLPFGGKIIVFGGDFRQVLPVVRNGTRAQMIDASFVRSPMWRHIRILRLRENMRSIDDNGFANFLLSVGNGNEPTVSDQMIRLPTAMIIPTVADSSIEALIDQVFPNLSEHVGDGNFIVERAIITPLNEDADRINNKVVEKFLGEGKTYYSFDSVPEDKRNLYQQEFLNSISASGLPPHALTLKPGVPLMLLRNIDPKHGLCNGTRLLCHSLKDNFIDAEILTGHSRGNRVFLPRIPLKTAEDIKLPFEMVRKQFPVKLSFALTINKSQGQTIPHVGIFLPDHVFSHGQLYVALSRGISENTTKIVVEKGKVQGCEGIFTKNIVYKEVLLSYD